The Triticum urartu cultivar G1812 chromosome 5, Tu2.1, whole genome shotgun sequence genome contains the following window.
CACCATGTCGCCGTAGTCCCTTGCCGTGTACACCCCGGTGCGCTGCGCCACCGCCGAGAAGTGCTCGAACAGGTCGGCGTCGCGGCCGTCGGTCATGAGCTGGCCGGGCATGGTGATCTTGTCCCGCAGCACGGCGGCCAGCGCCCGCACCATTCCGTCCGGGTCGAGCTCGAAGATCTTGGCGGCCACCTTGGTGTAGGCCGTCTCGTGGCGCTTCTCGTCGGCGGCGACGACGCCGCAGATCTTAGCGAGGCAGCGGTCGCCGTGGCACGCAGCTTGCTTGGCGGTGTGGGCGTGGGAGATGAAGGTTGCGCGCTCCTGGAAGGAACCATAGACGGCATTGTGGTAGGGGCTGGACGGCCTGAGCATCTGCATGCCATTGCGGAGGAGGTGGTGGACGGTCCGCTCGATCTGGCGCATGTCGACGCGGCCGGAGAGGTAGAGGTAGCGGTTGAGGAGGTCGCCGTGGCGGTTCTCCTCGGCCGTCCATCCGCGGATCCAGCGCGCCCAGGGGAGGTCGCTGCAGCCTGTGTCGTCGCGGTAGCCCGGCACCCGGTTGCCCATGCACATGTACGTCGGCAGCGCCTCCTCCGTTACCATGTTGCCCACCAGGCAGACCAGCACGTCATCCGGAACGCCGGAGGCTTGGGCCTGCAGCTCctccgtcgtcatcatcatcgacGGCTGCTGCTCGTCGGAGAGGCCAGCTGCAGAGAGGGAAAAGCAGGGGAGCAGGTCGCTGGGCTGCCACGCGTCGTCCACCGGGGTGAGCAGCGGCAGCAGCTGTTCCTCCACCCAGCCGCTCAGGCTCAGACCCCGCACCACCTCCGCCTCCGCCTGCTCTTGCGCCGCCATCCCCATCACCGTGCCCTCGAAATTAGCTGTCGCGGTGACCTTGCAGGCCCACCTCCCAGCTCTCGCCGCAGCCCGGCTCCTACACCTGCATGCACAAACGATTCCACTTCACCCGCTTGCCGAATCAAATCGCACACCTAGTTGGATGCTCGTCACATCGCGTGCATATTTGCGTGGGGAAGAGAGCCTTCGTACTTACCAGGTTGGATGCGCCTGTGCCGGCATGGTGAGGCCGTGAGGGAAAGGCTTGAGCATGCTCATCTTCTCAGTGCTGCAAAGGTAGAAGCTTCCCTGACGATGCTGTATTGCAGGCAACGTGATGAGCCCCGGCATATTTGCTTTGTATATATGCATGCACCTACCTATGTTGGTTGGAGATGAAATGGAAACGGGAGCAGCATGCACGTGCCGACAGGGTACGTAATTTGACTAAGAGGCCTCAAAGCTTGCCGTCGAGCACTAGCTACATGACCAGTGAGGAAATCTAAATTCATATCTGACCTTATAAATGAGAGTTTTAACGTGAATTTTAAAGCTTCGGTTTGAACAGACAATTGATGGAAGGGTGTCCATTCTACAATATGCTGATGACACTATTCTTTTCATGGAACATGACATGGCTAAGGCACGTAATATGAAACTGATCCTATGTCTATTCGAACAATTGTCTGGCTTAAAGATCAATTTTCATAAGAGCGAGGTGTTCTGTTTTAGGAAGGCCAAAGACGAGGAACATACTTACAGACAATTGTTTGGATGCAAATTAGGTGCTTTACCATTCAGTTACTTGGGTATTCCGATTCATCACCGTAAATTATCTAATAAAGAATGGAAATGTATTGAAGAACGAATTGAAAAAAAACTCAGCTGCTGGAAGGGCAAGTTGATGTCATATGGGGGTCGATTAGTTCTGATCAACTCAGTACTAACTAGTATGCCCATGTTTTTACTTTCGTTCTTTGAAATTCCGAAAGGGGTCCGAAAGCGACTTGATTTCTTTAGATCTCGATTTTTTTGGCAGTCTGATGAGGCCAAGAGGAAATACCGTCTCGCGCGATGGGATATCCTTTGTCGACctaaagaccaagggggtctcgGTATTGAGAACTTGGAAACTAAGAATAAATGTCTAATGAGCAAATGGTTGTACAGGTTAGGGACAGAGCCGGAGGGTATGTGGTCTCAAATCCTGCGCAATAAGTATTTGCACTCGAAAACGCTAGCCCAGACTACCATCCGACCAACTGATTCACCGTTCTGGAAGGGACTTATGAGAACGAAGGATCTGTTCTTTCGTAGGGTCAAATTCTTGGTTGGCAACGGGATGTCAACTCGATTTTCGGAGGATACATGGTTAGGAGAGACACCTTTGGCCTTACAATATACTACCCTTTACAATATTGTGCAACGCAAGGAAGATTACGTAGGTATCGTCCTTCAAACTATTCCCTTGAATATCCAGTTCAGACGTGCGTTAGTGGGTGCGAGATGGACAGCCTGGATGCACTTGGTTCGAAGATTGATTGAAGTTCGACTCTCCAACGTGCCGGACTCTACACAATGGAAGTTAACTAAAAATGGGATATTTACGGTGAAATCCTTTTATACGGATTTGATTAATTCTGGCCCCCTCTCACAGTCACTTCATATATGGAAGATTAAAGTTCCTTTGCGGATTAAAATTTTCATGTGGTTTGTCCACAAGCAAGTAATACTCACAAAGGACAACTTACTTAAGAGGCGATGGGTAGGCAACTCgcggtgttgtttttgtgctcAAGATGAGACAATACAACATTTATTCATTGAATGCACACTTGCCAAGTTACTTTGGAGAACGATTCATATAGCTTTTAATATTAATCCCCCAGTAGATATTGTGTCTTTGTTTGGGACGTGGTTAGCTGGGGTTGAACAGATCACGACAGCTTGTATTCGGATTGGAATATGTGCGTTACTATGGTCTATATGGAATTGCAGAAATGATATAATTTTTAACAGACAATACAACTTAacttttttgcaggttatcttcagaGCTACAGCTTGAATCCGTACGTGGTCCTTACTCACTCATATGGACTCCAGGAAGCCTTTGGTTACTGGGTGCAACCaatgggagatggtagctcgggctATATTCAACTGGTTCGAATGGCGGTCGCATAACATGATAGAGGGCTAGAGAGCTTGTCCTTATTATCACCGTATCGGTTGTTTTTTTGTTAGGCCCTTTATTTTTTTTCAGATCTTTGTGTTATGACTTTGCTCCGTCTGCGAGCTGTAAGACCTTTATGATGATACTTTCTGGATTTTTAATAAAATGACCGCATGCATCATCATGATGTAGAGGCCTGAGGTATACCTTCATTTCCAAAAAAAATTAAAGATACCAACTTCCAATTAAATAAATCGTGTGTTCTTTGGTAGCCAACAAGGGGACGATAACTGGTGTTTTCCATCGGAGTGGAACTCCTTGGGCAGTCGAACCCTTCAATTGGTCATGCTTTTCTTGTTTCTCTAGATTTATTAGGCATGTGACAGGATCTCTTGATACTATGCCTAGTCGTGGGATTGTTCTTCTTTTTTACTACCTTGTTTGATCACTCACTAATAGGGATCGGGATGATCCAGGCATGCAAGCATTCAGGGTACCATTTTCACCAGCTCCTTCATCCGTTGATATTCGTTGT
Protein-coding sequences here:
- the LOC125509540 gene encoding acyl-[acyl-carrier-protein] desaturase 4, chloroplastic-like; its protein translation is MHIYKANMPGLITLPAIQHRQGSFYLCSTEKMSMLKPFPHGLTMPAQAHPTWCRSRAAARAGRWACKVTATANFEGTVMGMAAQEQAEAEVVRGLSLSGWVEEQLLPLLTPVDDAWQPSDLLPCFSLSAAGLSDEQQPSMMMTTEELQAQASGVPDDVLVCLVGNMVTEEALPTYMCMGNRVPGYRDDTGCSDLPWARWIRGWTAEENRHGDLLNRYLYLSGRVDMRQIERTVHHLLRNGMQMLRPSSPYHNAVYGSFQERATFISHAHTAKQAACHGDRCLAKICGVVAADEKRHETAYTKVAAKIFELDPDGMVRALAAVLRDKITMPGQLMTDGRDADLFEHFSAVAQRTGVYTARDYGDMVEHFVRRWKVADLGGGQLSSEGRRAQEYVCGLPRKIRRVEELAHDRAIKAAKEAEFARFSWVFDRPVCIRA